One window from the genome of Salvia miltiorrhiza cultivar Shanhuang (shh) chromosome 7, IMPLAD_Smil_shh, whole genome shotgun sequence encodes:
- the LOC130991850 gene encoding pentatricopeptide repeat-containing protein At3g26630, chloroplastic, with translation MTACNSLSTLDVLPARTFHPTPRSSFSPQEALIFLQKCVNFKQIKQIHAKIIHNTLHHDQVIVARLIRLCSSYRELDYAALVFQHADNPSTFVWNLLIRTHTVNDCPHRAIQFYNLMIFRGVSADKFTFPFVMKACLAISSVEKAREVYGAAVKSGFHGDVYLDNVLIDLYMKCGAIDDALKVFHKMRHKSVVSWTTVLAGLVLNGRMDIAQKVFDRMPTRNVVSWTAMINGYVKSGKPETAFELCTAMRRANVSPNEYTLVALLTASAELESLELGRWVHQFAIKNGFEIGAFLGTSLIDMYSKCGSLECAKRVFAEMESKSVATWNAMITSLGVHGRGEEAIAVFEEMERRDVQPDAITFAGVLSACMQIGEIDKGRRYLYYMVQRYGIEPSFEHYVCLFEMYLAKLLDLESSDRPSS, from the coding sequence ATGACCGCATGCAATTCACTGAGCACTCTCGATGTTTTACCGGCAAGAACCTTCCACCCAACGCCGAGGTCAAGTTTCTCTCCTCAAGAAGCCCTCATATTCCTCCAAAAATGCGTCAATTTCAAACAGATTAAGCAAATCCACGCCAAAATCATCCACAACACCCTCCACCACGATCAAGTAATCGTCGCCAGATTGATTCGCCTCTGCTCTTCCTACCGGGAGCTCGATTACGCCGCCCTAGTGTTCCAACACGCCGACAATCCTTCCACCTTCGTTTGGAATCTGCTCATCAGAACGCACACCGTAAACGATTGCCCCCATCGAGCTATCCAATTCTACAATCTTATGATTTTCCGAGGTGTCAGTGCGGATAAATTCACGTTCCCGTTCGTTATGAAAGCTTGCCTCGCGATTTCTAGCGTTGAGAAGGCGAGGGAGGTTTATGGGGCTGCTGTTAAATCTGGATTTCACGGAGATGTGTATTTGGATAACGTTTTGATAGATTTGTATATGAAATGTGGGGCTATAGATGACGCGCTGAAGGTGTTCCACAAAATGCGGCACAAAAGCGTCGTTTCTTGGACAACTGTGCTCGCGGGGCTTGTTTTGAACGGAAGAATGGATATCGCGCAGAAAGTGTTCGACAGAATGCCGACGAGAAACGTGGTTTCTTGGACGGCGATGATCAACGGCTACGTTAAGAGCGGCAAGCCGGAGACGGCGTTCGAGCTCTGCACGGCGATGCGGCGCGCCAACGTGAGCCCGAACGAGTACACCTTGGTCGCGCTCCTGACGGCCTCGGCCGAGCTGGAGAGCCTCGAGCTCGGCCGCTGGGTGCACCAGTTCGCGATCAAGAACGGGTTCGAGATCGGGGCGTTCCTCGGGACGTCCCTCATCGACATGTACAGCAAATGCGGCAGCTTGGAGTGCGCCAAGCGCGTGTTCGCGGAGATGGAGAGCAAGAGCGTGGCCACGTGGAACGCGATGATCACGAGCCTAGGCGTGCACGGGCGGGGCGAGGAGGCGATCGCCGTGTTCGAGGAAATGGAGAGAAGGGATGTACAGCCGGACGCCATAACGTTTGCTGGGGTTCTAAGCGCCTGTATGCAGATAGGCGAAATCGACAAGGGCCGTAGGTACTTATACTACATGGTCCAACGCTACGGTATCGAGCCGAGCTTCGAGCATTATGTTTGCCTCTTTGAGATGTATTTGGCAAAGCTGCTTGATCTAGAGTCATCAGATCGCCCTAGTTCATGA
- the LOC130991844 gene encoding beta-D-glucosyl crocetin beta-1,6-glucosyltransferase-like produces the protein MDSSDSETRHILMFPWLAHGHISPYLELAKRLSKRNFVVHLCSTSANFKSIANTMSEKHAASIHLVELRLPTLFLNRSLHTTNGLPPELMPRLKKTLDQAAPELCRVLAALSPDLLVYDFLQPWAPLAAAAHGVPAVEFITSSATMMAYLFHFFAKPHAAFPFDEIYYRKYEEPHRDKLLQGNAMVRRNAFDGVDRSSDIVLIKGFREIESKYSDYLFDLLGKKVVAVGALVQEPSSVSHELEEDSTLIEWLDKKGKRSTIFVSFGSEYFLTREDMLELAHGLELSNFNFIWVVRFPKGKDVVLEDSLPLGFLARVGGRGLVVEGWAPQAKILGHESIGGFVSHCGCSSMMESMKFGVPIIAMPMHLDQPLNARLVEQIGVGVEVVRNDLGMLERKTVAAVIRRVVAEEGGEGVRRSARCMSEKLEAKGDQEIEEVVQEFVKLCKKKSTNGFH, from the coding sequence ATGGATTCCTCAGACAGTGAAACCCGACACATCCTGATGTTCCCGTGGCTGGCGCACGGTCACATCTCCCCATATCTGGAGCTAGCGAAGCGCCTCAGCAAGCGCAACTTCGTGGTCCACCTCTGCTCCACATCCGCCAACTTCAAATCCATCGCCAACACTATGAGTGAGAAGCACGCCGCTTCCATCCACCTCGTCGAGCTCCGCCTCCCCACCTTATTCCTCAACCGCTCCCTCCACACCACCAACGGCCTCCCGCCGGAGCTCATGCCCAGGCTCAAGAAGACGCTCGACCAGGCCGCCCCCGAGCTCTGCCGTGTACTCGCCGCCCTCAGCCCCGACCTCCTCGTCTACGACTTCCTCCAGCCATGGGCGCCCCTCGCAGCCGCCGCGCACGGCGTCCCCGCGGTGGAGTTCATCACCAGCAGCGCCACCATGATGGCCTACTTGTTCCACTTCTTCGCCAAGCCCCACGCAGCCTTCCCCTTCGACGAGATTTACTACCGCAAATACGAGGAGCCCCACCGCGACAAGCTGCTCCAAGGGAATGCTATGGTGAGGAGGAACGCCTTCGACGGTGTCGACCGCTCGTCCGACATCGTTTTGATCAAGGGTTTTAGGGAAATTGAGTCCAAGTATAGTGACTATTTGTTTGATTTGTTGGGGAAGAAAGTTGTGGCTGTTGGTGCTCTAGTTCAAGAACCTAGTAGTGTTAGCCATGAATTAGAAGAGGACTCGACTTTGATTGAATGGCTAGACAAAAAGGGGAAAAGGTCTACTATTTTTGTCTCGTTTGGGAGTGAGTACTTTCTTACAAGGGAGGACATGTTGGAGCTTGCCCATGGTTTGGAGCTTTCCAACTTCAACTTCATATGGGTGGTTAGGTTTCCAAAAGGGAAGGATGTGGTTCTAGAAGATTCATTGCCGCTAGGGTTTCTTGCGAGGGTTGGGGGCAGGGGTTTGGTGGTGGAGGGGTGGGCCCCACAGGCTAAGATCTTGGGGCATGAGAGCATTGGTGGTTTTGTGAGCCATTGTGGTTGTAGTTCAATGATGGAGAGCATGAAATTTGGTGTGCCTATTATAGCCATGCCTATGCACCTTGACCAACCACTCAATGCTAGGTTGGTTGAGCAAATTGGTGTGGGTGTGGAGGTGGTGAGGAACGACCTTGGGATGCTGGAGAGGAAGACGGTCGCGGCGGTGATACGCCGTGTTGTGGCGGAGGAGGGCGGGGAGGGGGTGAGGAGGAGTGCTAGGTGCATGAGCGAGAAGCTCGAAGCTAAAGGGGATCAAGAGATCGAGGAGGTTGTGCAGGAGTTTGTGAAGCTTTGCAAGAAGAAGAGTACCAATGGCTTTCATTGA
- the LOC130991783 gene encoding uncharacterized protein LOC130991783, with protein MDAAAQLAHCGIDHLHRASPYSSAAGWNCRSRNHRFFPRIRRNAVVRAIATEPKPSDTKPPIAVNGTAKPPPYKMVNGTSTRMQDVSQEIKRVRAQMEENEQLASLMRGLRGQNLKDSLFAEDNVNLRLVEVDESSEFLPLVYNPDTIAAYWGKRPRAVATRIVQLTSVAGGFLSRLLWDLINNKIKENEVARAIELREIVTSLGPAYIKLGQALSIRPDILSPSAMTELQKLCDKVPSFPDDMAMALIEEELGEPWYNIYSELSPSPIAAASLGQVYKGRLKENGDLVAVKVQRPFVLETVTIDLFIIRNLGLVLRKFPQVSIDVVGLVDEWAARFFEELDYINEGENGTIFAEMMRKDLPQVVVPKTYSKYTARKVLTTQWIDGEKLSQSTESDVGELVNVGVICYLKQLLDTGFFHADPHPGNLIRTPDGKLAILDFGLVTKLTDDQKFGMIEAIAHLIHRDYGAIVKDFVKLGFIPDGVNLEPILPVLAKVFDQALEGGGAKNINFQELASDLAQITFDYPFRIPPYFALIIRAIGVLEGIALVGNPEFAIVDEAYPYIAQRLLTDESPRLRSALRYTIYGKSGVFDAERFIDVMQAFENFIDAAKSGGGEDMNGGMAELGFLQPQTSSLFPAFTGSASQTQPIQTRAALGFLLSDKGNFFREFLLDEIVKGIDAISREQLVQIMAFLGVRNVTPVFSLVPSLGPFRTAALLPTITEEDKVILNNVQKVVEFLAAGTAASSSQGINVPLVVQELLPVLPGLSVKVLPEVLSRLSSRILARVVRDTLL; from the exons ATGGACGCGGCTGCACAGCTCGCCCACTGCGGAATTGATCATCTCCACCGAGCCTCGCCGTATTCCTCCGCCGCCGGCTGGAACTGCAGGTCCAGAAACCACCGGTTTTTTCCTAGAATTAGGCGGAATGCCGTCGTCAGGGCCATCGCCACCGAGCCTAAGCCGTCGGATACCAAGCCGCCGATTGCCGTCAATGGGACCGCTAAGCCGCCGCCGTACAAGATGGTCAACGGCACATCAACT AGAATGCAAGATGTTTCGCAGGAGATCAAAAGGGTGAGGGCGCAGATGGAGGAAAACGAGCAGTTGGCCAGTCTCATGAGAGGGCTTCGGGGCCAGAATTTGAAGGACTCTTTGTTTGCTGAGGATAATGTCAATCTCCGTCTAGTTGAg GTTGATGAGAGCAGTGAATTTTTACCGTTGGTGTATAATCCTGATACAATTGCTGCTTATTGGGGCAAAAGACCACGTGCTGTTGCGACTCGTATTGTTCAGTTAACGTCTGTTGCTGGAGGCTTTCTCTCCCGTCTCCTCTGGGATctaatcaataataaaataaaggag AATGAAGTCGCCCGAGCTATTGAACTGAGGGAGATTGTAACATCTTTGGGTCCAGCATACATAAAACTTGGGCAAGCATTGAGCATCCGACCTGATATATTGTCGCCTTCTGCAATGACTGAACTACAGAAGCTTTGTGATAAG GTCCCATCGTTTCCAGATGACATGGCAATGGCTCTTATTGAAGAAGAGCTCGGCGAGCCGTGGTATAATATCTACTCCGAGCTTTCTCCTTCTCCTATTGCTGCTG CCTCCCTTGGCCAGGTCTACAAGGGCCGGCTAAAAGAAAATGGGGATCTCGTTGCAGTTAAGGTGCAGAGGCCTTTTGTTCTTGAGACTGTGACAATTGATCTCTTCATCATAAGAAACTTGGGTCTTGTTCTTAGAAAGTTCCCTCAG GTCTCCATAGATGTTGTGGGATTAGTTGACGAGTGGGCTGCTCGTTTCTTTGAAGAGTTGGATTACATTAATGAGGGGGAGAATGGAACAATATTTGCTGAAATGATGAGGAAGGACCTTCCTCAG GTAGTTGTGCCAAAAACCTACTCTAAATACACCGCGAGGAAGGTTCTTACGACACAGTGGATAGACGGGGAGAAGCTGTCACAAAGTACTGAAAGTGATGTCGGAGAGCTGGTAAATGTTGGAGTTATATGCTACCTCAAACAG CTGCTTGACACCGGTTTCTTCCATGCTGATCCACATCCGGGAAATCTAATCCGAACTCCTGATGGGAAGCTGGCGATACTGGATTTTG GCTTGGTCACTAAATTGACAGATGATCAGAAATTCGGGATGATTGAAGCTATTGCCCATCTTATCCATCGAGATTATGGTGCTATTGTAAAAGATTTTGTCAAACTTGGCTTTATTCCAGATGGTGTTAATTTAGAGCCCATTCTGCCCGTACTGGCCAAAGTTTTCGATCAGGCACTCGAGGGTGGGGGAGCCAAAAATATCAACTTTCAAGAACTGGCATCAGATTTAGCACAGATAACATTTGATTACCCGTTTAGAATACCACCTTACTTTGCACTTATAATTAGAGCAATCGGGGTGCTGGAGGGAATAGCTTTGGTGGGCAATCCCGAGTTTGCCATCGTGGATGAAGCATATCCGTATATTGCGCAG AGGCTGCTCACTGACGAATCCCCAAGATTGAGGTCTGCTCTACGCTACACTATATATGGAAAATCTGGAGTCTTTGATGCTGAAAGATTTATAGATGTGATGCAAGCTTTTGAGAACTTCATAGATGCTGCAAAGAGCGGGGGTGGCGAAGATATGAACGGAGGAATGGCAGAACTTGGATTTCTGCAACCTCAAACAAGTAGTTTGTTTCCGGCTTTCACGGGCAGTGCTTCTCAAACACAGCCGATCCAAACAAGAGCAGCCTTGGGATTTTTACTATCTGATAAAGGGAATTTCTTCCGAGAGTTCCTGCTAGACGAG ATTGTGAAGGGTATCGATGCAATCTCAAGGGAACAGCTGGTGCAGATAATGGCTTTTCTTGGTGTTAGAAATGTAACCCCAGTTTTTAGCTTGGTTCCTTCTCTGGGGCCTTTCAGGACAGCTGCGCTTCTTCCCACAATAACCGAGGAAGACAAAGTCATACTCAACAACGTTCAGAAAGTTGTCGAATTCTTAGCTGCCGGAACTGCAGCCTCATCGAGTCAG GGTATAAATGTTCCTCTAGTGGTCCAAGAGCTACTTCCCGTGTTGCCCGGACTCTCCGTGAAAGTGCTGCCGGAGGTGCTCAGTAGGCTGTCATCACGGATACTAGCTCGTGTAGTCCGCGACACACTCTTGTAA
- the LOC130991775 gene encoding probable disease resistance protein At1g58602: MVDSFANVFLETLSDLMVEEIEHLVGARDEVEQAKRDLKTIHGLLMKADEERNSPTLKDHVAQLKDLAFKAENVLETYAVRVAFNNEEKLERYICILRECYSAHEVRNDSRDIISRLSFLTRSLESELGEEISSRQMLAHREVERDHFVGMQRDIEMLASMVKDETRVVKIYGMGGLGKTTLARKIYEHRDLRGYARAWVCITRRFRAKAVFGEILRQLEGWEFIDNSKSGDELVRGIYRFLKERKGLIVIDDIWENYHWDIIKKALPMDSCSVLLTTRDSESVSDQESDIHPYKLGFLREDEGWELLRKIALPQDFGAGETLEGIGREIVVKCGCLPLAISVIGGILRHKEGNLLAEWKKVNMSLRHGEGVEEYKRVKQVLELSYDALPYYLKPCFLYLACFPKDEEIKTERLYRLWMAKGFISIQDKGPSETLRDVAERYLTQLATRFMVQVQKGKTHSPLHKFESCRLHDSMHHLCSSKAQEEELERIDIHSSICNSMSRLAISVRSLCKGGVSFERIGIEDSVERSSCSRILDFEGEKLPRKVRKLIHLRHLSLSSVRELPKFVCSMPYLQTLDLRASCMKLPNVIWKMKRLKHLFLPSMMEVIGGEKLRLDGLDELEALQDIYSSSGSIEDIPKLISLQELSATVFDADSLSAVAQHMMSSNGRRSRSSSRLVVALCDFSWDFFKNVLMCPSLVSLRVSDCNSNGVFPCYEEGMGENLVDLNIQYCSVGGEDVMVMEELGKYPMLQSLWLQGMEVGGKTETLIFSSNSFAQLECLDLHKLHGLRKWEVEEGAMPRLAKLVIRSCWNLEKVPNGLRFIVTLRRLNIFKMPKEFNDRIRIGGEDYGTVSHIPFLYIYGL; the protein is encoded by the exons atggtaGACTCTTTTGCAAATGTGTTTCTCGAAACCCTTAGCGATTTGATGGTTGAAGAAATCGAGCATTTGGTTGGTGCGAGGGATGAAGTGGAGCAAGCAAAGAGAGATCTGAAAACAATTCATGGGTTGTTGATGAAAGCCGACGAAGAGAGAAATTCTCCAACACTAAAGGATCACGTCGCCCAGCTCAAAGATCTAGCTTTCAAAGCCGAGAATGTTCTAGAAACATATGCCGTGAGAGTCGCATTCAACAACGAGGAGAAGTTGGAGAGGTACATTTGCATATTGCGCGAGTGCTACAGCGCCCACGAGGTCAGGAACGATAGTCGGGACATAATATCCCGACTATCTTTCCTCACCAGAAGCTTAGAGTCAGAGTTGGGAGAAGAGATCTCATCGAGACAAATGCTTGCTCATCGCGAGGTGGAGCGTGATCATTTCGTGGGGATGCAGAGAGACATCGAGATGTTGGCCTCGATGGTGAAGGACGAAACACGTGTCGTGAAGATATACGGGATGGGCGGCCTCGGGAAGACTACTCTTGCCAGAAAGATTTACGAGCACCGAGACCTCCGAGGTTATGCTCGAGCGTGGGTGTGCATAACTCGACGGTTTCGAGCTAAGGCCGTGTTTGGCGAGATATTGAGGCAACTTGAGGGCTGGGAATTTATCGATAATAGCAAGAGCGGTGATGAGTTGGTGAGAGGAATTTATAGATTTTTGAAGGAGAGGAAAGGTCTGATTGTGATAGATGATATCTGGGAAAATTATCATTGGGATATCATCAAGAAGGCTTTGCCGATGGATTCATGTAGTGTGTTGCTCACCACTCGTGATTCTGAGAGTGTATCTGATCAAGAATCTGATATTCATCCTTACAAGTTGGGATTTTTGAGAGAAGATGAAGGGTGGGAATTACTTCGGAAAATAGCACTTCCCCAAGATTTTGGTGCAG GTGAAACATTGGAAGGTATTGGAAGAGAAATTGTAGTAAAATGTGGCTGCTTACCACTAGCAATTTCTGTCATCGGAGGGATCTTGCGCCATAAAGAAGGAAACCTTCTAGCAGAATGGAAGAAGGTAAATATGAGTTTGAGGCATGGAGAAGGTGTTGAAGAATACAAAAGAGTAAAACAGGTGCTGGAGTTGAGCTATGATGCCTTACCATATTACTTGAAGCCATGCTTCCTCTATTTAGCATGTTTCCCTAAGGATGAGGAGATAAAAACAGAGAGATTGTATAGACTGTGGATGGCGAAAGGCTTCATTTCTATCCAAGATAAAGGGCCTAGTGAGACCCTTAGAGACGTGGCCGAGAGATACCTAACCCAACTTGCTACGAGGTTTATGGTTCAAGTCCAGAAAGGCAAGACTCATTCTCCACTTCACAAATTTGAATCGTGCCGACTTCACGATTCAATGCATCATCTCTGCTCATCAAAAGCTCAAGAAGAAGAACTAGAGCGCATTGATATACACTCATCAATCTGCAATTCCATGAGCAGATTGGCCATTAGCGTTAGATCCTTGTGCAAAGGTGGAGTTTCTTTCGAAAGAATTGGCATCGAAGATAGCGTTGAGAGGTCGTCGTGTTCGAGGATACTTGACTTTGAGGGCGAGAAGTTACCAAGAAAGGTGCGTAAACTAATCCATCTAAGACACTTGAGTTTGAGCAGCGTGAGAGAGCTGCCAAAGTTTGTATGCAGCATGCCATACCTGCAGACTTTAGATCTGCGAGCATCGTGTATGAAATTGCCTAATGTGATTTGGAAGATGAAGAGACTAAAGCATCTGTTTCTCCCAAGCATGATGGAAGTGATTGGAGGAGAGAAACTAAGACTAGATGGGCTGGATGAGCTCGAGGCATTACAAGATATCTACAGCAGCAGTGGCAGCATTGAGGATATCCCTAAATTGATCAGCCTACAGGAACTCTCTGCCACAGTTTTCGACGCGGATAGCCTCTCAGCTGTAGCGCAGCACATGATGAGCAGCAACGGCAGAAGAAGCAGATCATCATCGCGTCTTGTGGTCGCCCTATGCGATTTCAGTTGGGATTTTTTCAAGAATGTGTTGATGTGTCCTTCGTTGGTGAGCTTGAGGGTCTCGGACTGCAACAGCAACGGTGTTTTCCCATGCTACGAGGAAGGGATGGGCGAGAATCTAGTGGACTTGAACATCCAGTATTGCAGTGTTGGGGGAGAAGACGTGATGGTGATGGAGGAGTTGGGGAAGTATCCGATGTTGCAATCTCTGTGGTTGCAAGGAATGGAAGTTGGGGGAAAGACAGAAACATTGATTTTCAGTTCAAACTCGTTCGCGCAGCTCGAGTGCCTTGATCTCCACAAGCTGCACGGTTTAAGGAAATGGGAAGTGGAAGAAGGAGCAATGCCAAGACTTGCTAAGTTGGTGATCCGAAGTTGCTGGAATCTGGAGAAGGTTCCGAATGGTTTGAGATTCATTGTCACGCTTCGACGACTGAATATTTTCAAGATGCCAAAAGAATTCAATGACAGAATAAGGATAGGAGGAGAGGATTATGGCACTGTCTCTCACATACCATTCTTGTATATCTATGGTTTGTGA
- the LOC130991805 gene encoding fatty acyl-CoA reductase 2, chloroplastic-like, producing MLLKSSPFLCPASCDKSMISLLCNDVRNVQLKSRIDCQNSKISAAGINSFEGIDKELEMPLTVESGMGIGITNYFQGKNIFLTGATGLLGKVLVEKMLRSTPIGKIYVLVKADDPEAAIDRVQKELINSDLFESIQEIHGKDYQEFMKEKLVAVVGNIYEPNLGMDSDSARAIMEDVNVIIQSAAVTTVNERYDVLLDANVNGPQILMRFAKTCKNLELLVHVSTVYVNGEKEGLVLEKPLIIGENRRNDNGEIGPTSFPPLDIGDELNLVLRSRTAASNFDTTKDMKRLGMERARLYGWYNAYHLTKAMAEMVIHETRGDIPVLIIRPSLIESCYREPYPGWIQGNRMLDPLIISYGKGQLPAFLCKPDTPLDVIPLDLVVNTMIAAIAKHGYTRKSELNVYQLASSLVNPLRFSDFFEYIGDYFSSDPLIESESFIRMNYYDNVTNIKYVDNVDDFSKYTREEIFARFGSSGDDLRLHKQCKAKVAYADHLCKVYGFLGFFNARFHVGNTHNLLSEMSEEEKMSFPIDVREINWRKYFQEIHIPGLRKHVLNDKRIPSL from the exons ATGTTGCTAAAAAGTAGCCCGTTTTTATGTCCAGCATCTTGTGACAAATCCATGATTTCATTGTTATGTAATGATGTAAGGAATGTCCAGCTCAAAAGTAGAATAGATTGCCAAAATAGTAAGATTAGTGCAGCAGGTATTAATAGTTTTGAAGGTATTGATAAAGAATTAGAGATGCCATTGACAGTGGAATCTGGCATGGGAATTGGAATAACCAATTATTTTCaaggaaagaatatttttcTTACCGGTGCAACTGGCCTTCTAGGAAAAG TCCTTGTGGAGAAGATGCTGAGGTCAACTCCAATAGGCAAAATCTACGTTCTAGTAAAAGCGGATGATCCTGAAGCAGCAATAGATAGAGTGCAGAaagaa CTTATAAACTCGGATCTATTTGAAAGTATTCAAGAAATACATGGAAAAGATTACCAAGAATTTATGAAGGAGAAGCTTGTAGCAGTTGTTGGTAATATATATGAGCCAAACTTAGGCATGGATTCTGATTCAGCTCGAGCAATTATGGAAGACGTAAACGTGATTATTCAATCTGCAGCAGTTACAACCGTGAATGAAAG GTACGATGTGTTGCTTGATGCTAATGTGAATGGACCTCAAATACTAATGAGGTTCGCTAAGACATGCAAGAACCTTGAGCTCCTCGTCCATGTTTCCACGG TGTATGTGAATGGTGAGAAAGAAGGGTTAGTCTTAGAGAAGCCACTAATTATTGGAGAGAATCGAAGAAATGACAATGGAGAAATTGGCCCAACTTCATTTCCACCACTTGATATCGGTGATGAATTAAATTTGGTATTGAGATCACGCACAGCTGCATCAAACTTTGATACGACCAAAGATATGAAAAGGCTGGGAATGGAAAG AGCAAGATTGTATGGATGGTACAATGCTTATCACTTGACCAAAGCAATGGCAGAAATGGTAATTCATGAAACAAGAGGAGATATACCAGTGCTCATCATTAGGCCATCTCTTATAGAAAGTTGCTATAGAGAACCTTATCCTGGTTGGATACAAGGGAATAG GATGCTTGATCCGTTGATTATTTCATATGGGAAAGGACAGCTTCCTGCGTTTCTATGCAAACCTGATACACCCTTGGATGTT ATTCCATTAGACTTGGTGGTGAACACAATGATTGCAGCTATCGCTAAGCATGGATATACGAGAAAATCAGAATTGAACGTCTACCAATTGGCTTCTAGTTTGGTCAACCCGTTGCGATTCTCAGATTTTTTTGAATATATTGGTGATTATTTCAGCTCAGATCCTCTAATAGAGTCTGAAAGTTTTATTCGAATGAATTACTACGATAATGTTACCAATATCAAATATGTCGACAATGTCGATGATTTTTCCAAGTATACAAGAGAGGAAATATTTGCACGCTTTGGGAGTAGTGGTGATGACCTCAGACTACACAAGCAATGTAAAGCAAAAGTTGCATATGCTGACCACTTATGCAAGGTATATGGATTTTTGGGATTCTTCAACGCAAG GTTCCATGTTGGCAACACGCACAATTTATTGTCTGAAATGTCGGAAGAGGAGAAGATGAGCTTTCCAATTGATGTAAGAGAAATAAATTGGAGGAAATATTTTCAAGAAATCCATATCCCCGGTTTGAGAAAACACGTGCTCAACGACAAAAGAATACCATCTCTCTAA